Sequence from the Sciurus carolinensis chromosome 1, mSciCar1.2, whole genome shotgun sequence genome:
ACCCTGCTGGGGAACCCCCTGCTGCTATACTCCAGCATAGCAGTATAACATGGAGTACCAGGCTGCTTTTTCCATGTCTGAGTGGCCTCTGGGGAAAGCAGGCCCTGCTATGTCCTCCACTAGTAGGCAAGATTTCAACCTGGGTACCCAGGCAGGGTGAGGAACCCCATGGAGCCATAGTGATGGAGTTGAAGGGCTGGAATCCAGGGCCAATTAGAGAATGCTGGAagaagctaggcatggtggtgcacacctgtaatcctagccgtttgggaggctgaggtaggaggattgcaagtttgaggccagcctcagcaatttaataaggccctaagcaacttagcaagatcctatctcaaaataaaatattaaagcagggctggggatttggctcagtggttaagtgcccctgggttcaatccccaggaccaaaaaccgagagagagagagagagagagagagagagagagagagaaggctgaAAGTCACTGGCTTTGCCTTTGGGGGCACAGTAGCATCGCACGTCTAGGCCTCTGGGGCCTCCGGTGCTGAGCAGAGGCTGACTGCGCGTCATCCCCTAGAAAACCCCCAATGATCCTGCGGCATGAGACCTGGGGTACACCTTTCTTGCCTTCACACTGGGAGTTGGGAGGAGACTGTGCATTCCTAGACACTGAAGCTCGGAGCCAAGCTTTCTGAGCTCAGATTCTAGCCCCACCGCTTCCTGGCTGGATGCTTCACCACTCAGCACCTGTTcgctcatctataaaatgaattgtgtgtgtgtgtgtctgtctgtctgcacaCGCGCGCACACTGTGCTGCTGGAGATAgagcccagaggtgctctaccaccgagccccatccctggccctttttattttgagataggatctcactaagtagctgcagctggcctcaaacttgtgatcctcctgcctcaggctcccaaactgctggaattacaggcatgccccccCCCCATACCCAGCTAAAATGAGGGTTAAAAGTATCTATTCATAGGGTTGTGAAGAGTATGCAAATTAATACACACCTACAGTGCTAAGACACTTTTCAGCACATCGTAAGCTCGCTTTAatctttagcttttctttttatcttccttcCGGAGTCTCTTCCTTTGGGGCCACTCCCCAGCTGAGGATATTATGATGTCCTTCTTCCCCCATGGCCAAGGCAAAGGGGCGCTGGAGTCCCAGCAGATGGATGCTGATTTAGGGAATGAGGCAGTGGTCTCCCTGGCCAACCTCACAGAAGAACCTGCACCCAAGGGCCATTAGCTCTCAGGGGCAGCGgtcagcccagggctggggctgggccggGGACTTCCTGAGAgccaagaaaagaggagaaaggaccAAGCAAGGTCAAGAGCTGAGGCCACTTACCAGTTCCATCAGCCCTATCTCCCACTCTGACTTCCCTTCCCCCTTAGTCTTTGGGGCAAAGATTTGTGCTGGTTTAGGCCTGGAAATACCAGAAATACCAGAAACTGAAATCGGCTCTCTTTGGGCGGCCACAGCATAAAACCAACCAACACGATCCTGCTATTAACCTCGATTAACTTGGAGAAGGTTCCACCTCCAGCCATCGAGGCTCCATTGCTCCAGCCAGCCCCCCAGTACTGGCCGAAAATGGCCAAGGCAGGGCAGAGAGTGGGCAGTGGAGAGGGTGGGGCAGTATCCCCAGTTCAGGGGCCACACCAAGAACAGGGCGTCCTGAGTGGTTGGGGGCCGAGCTGCCTCCCACCCCAGCGCTGAGCTTCTGCTGCCTCTGTCCATAGACGCGGGTACAGAGGCAGGGATTGTTTCTGTCTGACCACGGTGACTGCTCCCTGGGGCAGCTGGGAGCACAGGCCTGGGTGTCGCAGAGGTAATTGCCAACCACGGGGCCAAAGCCTACCCCCACCACTCTTGCGGACACGGACCCTCCAGCAAGAGACAGAAGGACAGTCACGGCACACAGAGGCCTTCACAGGACCCAAGAGAGGAGCCGGGCCTGTGTCTGGTCACACACCCAGCCGGCCGCGCGCACTCTGCTCACCCCCAGAAAGAGACTCTGCAACAGCTACACCCCCAGGCACAGTTCCTAGGAGGATAAAAACATCCATtcaggcaggggaggagggccGGCACCAAAATAGAACCACTGAGCAGTCGTGGGCAGAAGGAAAGAACCAGGACAGCAGAGAGGCCCGGACCTGTGCTGGAGTCCTGGTTCTGCTGCCTCCTGGCTATGTGACCGGGACCAAGTCCTTCCCCTCTGATATTATAATTTGGGGATGTAATTTGGGCCCCCTGCTCATCAGTAAGAGGTATGACACATTAGAAGCTGACGTCGTTCTGGCTTAAAGGCATGAGAAGGCAAGGCATCTTGAGCAACAGGCCCAGCCTGGGAAGGGTCAGAGCAGGGTCCCCAGGAGGGAGGGCCCCTTCAGAGTCGGGCAGGGTCTACTGGGGAACAGGTCAAGGCAGATAGGTAGGCTGGGGCTGCAGTGCCACCTAGGGCTTCATGGTGGCAGCACCAGGTCAGCTCACCTCACCCAGCCTGTCTGGTTCCGTTAAATGACAAATGGCTCGACTCCTGAAAAGGCAGTGAGGACAGTGAGGCACGGAGCTGAGGCATGGCCCTGCAGCCGGCCTCTGCTGGCTCAGTGTGCACTGTGACCACCTGACCTACCCTCTCTGTGAGATGTcccctgtgctgctgagaggatGGGCTGGCCCCCAGGGTGGTCATGGCGGTACCCGGGTGCAGCGAGGAGCCCCACCGTTGGTGCCACTCAGCCCTGGCATGCCGCGCTCTGCCTGCCTCGCTCCCTCCTGGGCCCACAGCTCCCAGCAGGCCCACGTgctcctccctctttcccaagGAGGGTGCTGGGAAGGAGCCCTGGGCCTAGCTCTGTCCTCCCTCTACCTCCCCCAGGGACTCGAGAGGCGGCCTTCGTGTACGCCATCTCTTCAGCAGGTGTGGCCTTCGCAGTGACACGGGCCTGCAGCAGTGGGGAGCTGGAAAAGTGCGGCTGTGACCGGACGGTGCACGGGGTCAGCCCTCAGGGTAAGCACGGGAGGCAAGGGGGAGGCAGGGGCCTGCGAGCCTGGCCCGCGCTCACCGGGACACTCCACGCCCCCCGCACCCCAGGCTTCCAGTGGTCGGGATGCTCGGACAACATCGCCTATGGCGTGGCCTTCTCCCAGTCATTTGTGGACGTGCGCGAGCGAAGCAAGGGGGCCTCGTCCAGCCGGGCCCTCATGAACCTCCACAACAACGAGGCCGGCAGGAAGGTAATGTGGCACCGCCCGCCCCGGCACCAGGGTGGGGACGGCACAGGCAGGGCCCCGAGTACTCACCACACATGGCTACCCAGGAAAGGCGCGGGCTCTCCAGCATGGGCTCCTCAGCGGGCCCGTGGACGTGGAGTGGGCCAGGCGGGGCAGGTGCCCGCAGCAGCGTGCACGGGCTATCCCTAGACACGGGCACACTCACGCTTATGCTCAATTCTGGCCCCATCTGCCTTCTCCACACCTGCTCCCAAAGTGCCCTTCCAGTCCCCCACTGGCCACCGCCCTTTAGTGTCTCTGAGTGCCCACATGTGGAAACAGCACCTGTTCACCTGTCCCCAATCTGCTTACCAGCTCAGCACGGCCGAGAGCAGGTCCTTAATACAGAGGAAGCAGGACAATGAGCCCGAGTCCGGAGAGTCGGCCCCGAGGCCCGATCCTGCGGTGTCCCACCTCCACACACCTGTCGCCCCCCAGGCCTGCCCAGTCCCACTGCCATCTCCTGACGGCCTTTCCCACCCCCCCGCCCCCACAGGCCATCCTGACACACATGCGGGTGGAGTGCAAGTGCCACGGGGTGTCGGGCTCCTGCGAAGTGAAGACGTGCTGGCGAGCTGTGCCACCCTTCCGCCAGGTGGGCCATGCGCTGAAGGAGAAGTTCGATGGGGCCACCGAGGTGGAGCCCCGCCGTGTGGGCTCCTCCCGGGCACTGGTGCCTCGCAACGCCCAGTTCAAACCGCACACAGATGAGGACCTGGTGTACCTGGAGCCCAGCCCAGACTTCTGCGAGCAGGACATGCGCAGTGGCGTGCTGGGCACGAGGGGCCGGACGTGCAACAAGACGTCCAAGGCCATCGACGGCTGCGAGTTGCTGTGCTGCGGCCGCGGCTTCCACACGGCACAGGTGGAGCTGGCCGAGCGCTGCAGCTGCAAGTTCCACTGGTGCTGCTTCGTCAGGTGCCGGCAGTGCCAGCGGCTGGTCGAGCTGCACACGTGCCGGTGACGGCACCCAGCCTGTGCTCAGCGACCGAGTGGCCCAGGAAGGCCAGTGATTTAAAGTCTCCCACCACCCACCCCAAGAGATACTGGTTGTACTTTTTGTTCTGGTTTGGTTTTTGGGTCCTCATATTATTTATTGCTGAAACCAGGCAGGCGACCCTACGAGCACCGACCGCAGCCTCCCGCAAAGCCCGAGGCTTTGTGGTTGCCACTGACCAAAGGGACCTAGCTCGTGGCTCTGGCTGTCCACATAAGGCCGCTGCTGACCACTCAGTTGTTACCTGTGTCCACATTTTTCTACTTGCAGACTTAAGATGGGTAACAAGGAGTGTTACAGCCACATGGCTACTAACCCCACCATCTAAGGAAACAGGTGGCCCGGCCCCATGGCAGGGACAACAGGTGCCATCTTGATGGAAGTCACATCACCTGGAAAAAGAGCTGGCAACTCTTCACCCGACACATACACAAGGCCTCTGGCAACTGGGCCCTGGTAGCCTTGACTCTGAAACTCCCTGGAAAGAGAATGGGCAGTACCAGGTCAAGGGCAAAGGGTTCATTTCAGCTCTTACATGGGGAACTGGCTGGCCCGCCTCTATGGGACCTTCCAAGTGGGACGTGCAGATGAGGTGAGGGCAAGAGAAGGCTCCGGCCCCACCCGGAGCCCAGCCTGCCCAGCATAACCCTTTGCAGGGGTAATCTTGCTCCCAGGCCCTCCAGGACAGGCTGGGCTGCCGTCCTGGGTCAGTCAGTCAGGCCCCGTGTGAGTCACCTCTCAGGGTGCTGTCCTCTTGTGAAAATGACCATGGAAATCTCACACACAGAGACAGGACAGGGTTGTGCAGAGAGTCCTCCCCATTATCTCACTCACTTAGCTAAATTTATTGAGTAATAACTGTCCTAAGCCCCATACTGGGGCATCTCCCTTGATGATTACACCAGTCCTGGGGGCAGAGAGAGGCACATGCCCACTTCACAGCCGAGGGTCCACAGCAAGCTGAGCAGAGGCAGAGCCACAAGAGTTCTCCAGCCAGGCTCCTCCAGGGCCCTTGCACCCAAAGGCACAGACACAGAAGGTCTCCTTGGGCCTGAGCCTTGAGAGGGGTTCTGGTTACAAAAAAAGGGACAGAAGCAACAGGAACCAGAGACCACAGCCTGGGCTGGAGCCCACATGGCTGCAGAGAGAAGGCAGGCTGTGAGCAGAGAGGTGAGTGAGCAGATGGAAGGCTCACCAGTGAGGTCTCAGCAGTGCAGACCCCAAACCCCACCCCCCCCCCCGACCTCCAGGTCTCTAAGGCCCAGGTGCATGGGTACTCAAGATTCCCAAGAGAGTACCAGCAGTCTAGACTTCTGTCAACGGGACACGCACAGACCCAACCACTTCTCAGTTGGGCTCCCAACCACCAGAAGACCTCACCATCGACCCAAACACTGTTTGAGGTCTTGAGTTCTAGGATCCCCATTTGGGGCTCCAAGACCCCAAGCTCAAGCTCTTGATTTTGGGGTTCAGTGTCTGAAAGCAAAGTTCAAGATTCAGAATCTGGACTCAAGCCTACAGAAACTCTCTTCTTGGTTTGTGCCTCCTGATGTTGGCTCCCCCTACAAAGAGGGACAACACCCTTGGCTTCCAACCAAGCTCTCTGCTCAATGCCCATCCAAGTAGGAGGCCAAAACCAAGTGAGATGCTGGAGTCACATTCAAATACAGAGACAGTCTTGGGGCAGCCTGGCTCTGATGTGGATGAAAGCCAAGCCAACTAAGGGTCCCCATAGCTGCCCAGCTGGGCCCACTGCCACACTAGCAGACTTGGTTCAGCTGCccactcagcaccagggaaaatACTATGCCTCACTGTCAGAGCCAGATGCAGGCAAAAGGAAGCAGCGGGGACCACCCTGCTCCAGGGagctgagctgctctcctccaccCAGGGAACAGAGGAGGTCCAGGTTGCTTGCTGACTGGAAAGGCAATGCCCCAAGAAGCAGCGAGAAGGTGTGTACCCAATCGCAGGCGTCATTCACCTTTCCACCTGCCAGGGAGCGCCTGGAAGCT
This genomic interval carries:
- the Wnt4 gene encoding protein Wnt-4 isoform X1 translates to MSPRSCLRSLRLLVFAVFSAAASNWLYLAKLSSVGSISEEETCEKLKGLIQRQVQMCKRNLEVMDSVRRGAQLAIEECQYQFRNRRWNCSTLDSLPVFGKVVTQGTREAAFVYAISSAGVAFAVTRACSSGELEKCGCDRTVHGVSPQGFQWSGCSDNIAYGVAFSQSFVDVRERSKGASSSRALMNLHNNEAGRKAILTHMRVECKCHGVSGSCEVKTCWRAVPPFRQVGHALKEKFDGATEVEPRRVGSSRALVPRNAQFKPHTDEDLVYLEPSPDFCEQDMRSGVLGTRGRTCNKTSKAIDGCELLCCGRGFHTAQVELAERCSCKFHWCCFVRCRQCQRLVELHTCR
- the Wnt4 gene encoding protein Wnt-4 isoform X2, producing the protein MSPRSCLRSLRLLVFAVFSAAASNWLYLAKLSSVGSISEEETCEKLKGLIQRQVQMCKRNLEVMDSVRRGAQLAIEECQYQFRNRRWNCSTLDSLPVFGKVVTQGTREAAFVYAISSAGVAFAVTRACSSGELEKCGCDRTVHGVSPQGFQWSGCSDNIAYGVAFSQSFVDVRERSKGASSSRALMNLHNNEAGRKVGHALKEKFDGATEVEPRRVGSSRALVPRNAQFKPHTDEDLVYLEPSPDFCEQDMRSGVLGTRGRTCNKTSKAIDGCELLCCGRGFHTAQVELAERCSCKFHWCCFVRCRQCQRLVELHTCR